GAACTCGGCCAACCCCTCCTCCGCCACGGCGGGCAGGATCCGTTCCGTGACGAGCTTCACGTAGCCCTCCCGATCCGCGGCCCATTCCGGAGGGACGACGTGCGCGGCGAGGCACGTCGCGACCATCCGTGCCGGTCCCGTCTCGTCGAGTCGCCGGTACACCCGCAGGAGCCGGAGTTCCGTCTCGAGGTCCAGCCCGTACCCGCTCTTCGCCTCGACCGTCGTGATCCCGAGCGAGATCATCCCTGAGAGGAACTCGCCCGCCCGCGCGAGGAGCGCCTCCTCGTCGAGCGCGCGCGTGGCCCGCACCGTGGATTTAATCCCGCCTCCGGCCGCGGCGATCTCCAGGTAGTCGCGGCCCCGCAGCCGGTCGGAGAACTCGCCCGCCCGCCAGCCGCCGAAGGCGAGATGGGTGTGCGCGTCCACGAGTCCGGGGATGACGAGCCCTCCGCCGGCGCTCCAGGCAGGTTCCGCCTCGTACTCGGCCGGCAGCGCCTCGGCGCGCCCGGCCCAGCGGACGATCCCATCCCGCCACACGAGCGCGGCGTCCCGGATGAACCCGATGTCGTCCTGGCCGGAAGGGTTCGCGCAGGTGGCGAGGCAGCCGATGTTCGCGAGGCGCGGCATGGC
This is a stretch of genomic DNA from Candidatus Palauibacter polyketidifaciens. It encodes these proteins:
- the hutI gene encoding imidazolonepropionase; the protein is MPRLANIGCLATCANPSGQDDIGFIRDAALVWRDGIVRWAGRAEALPAEYEAEPAWSAGGGLVIPGLVDAHTHLAFGGWRAGEFSDRLRGRDYLEIAAAGGGIKSTVRATRALDEEALLARAGEFLSGMISLGITTVEAKSGYGLDLETELRLLRVYRRLDETGPARMVATCLAAHVVPPEWAADREGYVKLVTERILPAVAEEGLAEFCDVFVEDSAFSADEARRICERGSELGLRPKLHVDQLTGGGGAELAASLGAVSADHLEYVSEAGIEALAVAGVVGVTLPLATLYLNQTPPPARDLIDGGVAVAVASDFNPGTAPSYHLPFAMTLACARQRMTPAEVLKGATRYAARAVGREGDAGSLEPGVAADFAVIDAPDVEHWLYHLRPNACVATAVGGKIRHGALQKI